In Choloepus didactylus isolate mChoDid1 chromosome 6, mChoDid1.pri, whole genome shotgun sequence, one DNA window encodes the following:
- the C6H11orf24 gene encoding uncharacterized protein C11orf24 homolog, whose translation MWPVLVLLCISSSSLSESQVIPPDPGHSVPNLTWDNSVQKNASVETAGMVGNRMSENITTVTLSAVTLTKETLLANSSIEVTAETTHRTEAGAADTTGGTADHTASTASTLAASSVPTSLSWTVTPAATGRSSPSTPHVQVPSNSTLPKTAMVVTSAPSDATAAVATPGTDSPGVTHDSSQHTASSSQAGPALTTSPRTLNVTSAQASTTQVSTSHPVVSTASRSTPTLSSTTPEPTTLPSVASMSTTSSTQAGEPTASTVPAPHVSPTPAQAATSPMTHSWPNPSLPTRATEGPGVPQTPEQLGTKAIPGAAPSGLTPGSSGEPKIPATDSCPPSTQGHYLVVTTGPLPQFWVNRTILLGVLLLGVTLFITVLFLFALQAYESYKKKDYTQVDYLINGMYADSEM comes from the exons ATGTGGCCAGTCCTGGTGCTCCTGTGCATTTCCTCCTCGTCCTTATCTGAAAGCCAAGTGATACCACCTGACCCAG GACACTCAGTCCCTAACTTGACATGGGATAATTCAGTCCAGAAAAATGCGTCTGTGGAAACAGCTGGAATGGTTGGTAACAGAATGTCTGAAAACATAACCACGGTGACACTTTCTGCTGTCACATTAACCAAAGAGACTTTGTTGGCCAACAGCTCTATTGAAGTCACAGCAGAGACAACACACAGGACAGAGGCAGGGGCTGCAGACACCACAGGGGGCACGGCTGACCACACGGCCTCCACAGCATCCACACTGGCTGCATCGTCTGTCCCCACGTCACTGTCATGGACTGTGACCCCAGCAGCCACTGGGCGCTCATCTCCCAGCACACCCCATGTGCAAGTGCCAAGCAATAGCACGCTGCCAAAGACAGCGATGGTGGTGACATCGGCCCCGAGTGATGCGACGGCAGCTGTCGCCACACCCGGCACAGACAGTCCAGGAGTCACACACGATTCCTCCCAGCACACGGCCAGCAGCTCCCAGGCAGGGCCTGCCCTCACCACGAGTCCCAGGACACTGAACGTGACGTCTGCACAAGCTTCTACCACGCAGGTGTCAACCAGCCACCCCGTGGTCAGCACGGCTAGCAGGTCCACACCCACCCTCTCGTCCACCACCCCAGagcccaccaccctcccctcgGTGGCTTCCATGTCCACGACAAGCAGCACACAAGCAGGGGAGCCAACCGCCAGCACAGTGCCAGCACCCCATGTCAGCCCGACCCCTGCACAGGCGGCCACATCCCCTATGACACACTCATGGCCAAACCCTTCACTGCCCACCCGGGCCACCGAGGGGCCAGGTGTGCCCCAGACACCAGAGCAGCTTGGAACCAAAGCCATCCCGGGGGCTGCCCCCTCCGGACTGACACCCGGGAGCTCGGGGGAACCCAAGATACCGGCCACAGACTCATGCCCACCCAGCACCCAGGGCCACTACCTGGTGGTCACCACCGGGCCTCTGCCCCAGTTCTGGGTGAACAGAACTATTCTCCTGGGGGTGCTCTTACTCGGGGTGACCCTTTTCATCACAGTCCTGTTTTTATTTGCCCTGCAAGCCTACGAAAGTTACAAGAAGAAGGACTACACCCAGGTGGACTATTTGATTAACGGGATGTACGCGGACTCCGAGATGTGA